A single Thermoanaerobacterium sp. RBIITD DNA region contains:
- a CDS encoding phosphatase: MNLLLDTHTHTVASGHAYSTIIENAKEASKKGLKLFCMTDHGPKMPGGPHIFHFGNLKVLPSEVDGVEILKGVEANILDRDGNLDMPEEILKKLDVVIASLHDVCFPYRDVESNTEAMINAIKNPYVDIVGHPGNPLFDIDVDKVLDAAKEYNTCIEINNSSFVASRVGSYENCLLIAKKAAKMNVKICVGSDAHIAFDVGRFDKALEVIEKAHLDEEFIMNTDVDKFKDYLRSKGKLLNR, from the coding sequence ATGAATCTTTTACTTGATACGCATACACATACTGTAGCAAGTGGCCATGCATACAGTACGATTATTGAGAATGCTAAGGAGGCATCAAAAAAAGGCTTAAAGCTATTTTGTATGACAGACCACGGCCCAAAAATGCCCGGCGGACCACATATATTTCACTTTGGCAATCTAAAAGTTTTACCATCTGAAGTAGATGGCGTAGAAATATTAAAAGGTGTTGAAGCAAATATTCTCGACAGAGATGGCAACCTCGATATGCCGGAAGAAATTTTAAAAAAGCTTGATGTCGTTATTGCAAGTTTACATGACGTTTGTTTTCCATATCGCGATGTTGAGTCAAATACAGAGGCAATGATAAATGCAATAAAAAATCCATATGTTGATATTGTGGGGCATCCAGGTAATCCGCTTTTTGATATTGATGTTGACAAGGTTCTTGATGCCGCGAAAGAGTATAATACATGTATAGAAATAAATAATAGCTCATTTGTGGCATCGAGAGTTGGAAGCTATGAAAACTGCCTTTTAATTGCTAAAAAAGCTGCAAAAATGAATGTGAAGATTTGCGTTGGAAGTGATGCACATATAGCATTTGATGTAGGCAGGTTTGACAAGGCACTAGAGGTCATTGAAAAAGCACATTTAGATGAAGAATTTATTATGAATACTGATGTAGATAAATTTAAAGATTATTTAAGAAGTAAAGGCAAACTATTAAATAGATGA
- a CDS encoding ROK family protein — MRIGVDVGGTNIAVGLVDENGKIIATGSRPAEPKRGYAAMAKDIGEISLELIKRCSLKIEDIKSMGIGVPGVADNEKGIVLRAVNLYWTKVPLVREIHKYIDIPIHMDNDANVAALAEGVFGAGRGTNSSVTITLGTGVGSGFVLNGRVFNGAHHFAPELGHIVIGDNGIRCNCGKIGCLETYASATALIREGKRAALKDKNSLILKLAGGEPETITAKNVIDAAKQFDKTAMMIFNDYVKYLAIGIVNIINILDPEVIILGGGVANAGDFLLKPLKKEVQENILFKDLPYADIKKAELGNDAGIIGAAIL; from the coding sequence ATGAGGATTGGTGTTGATGTAGGTGGGACAAATATAGCAGTGGGATTGGTAGATGAAAATGGGAAAATAATTGCAACCGGTTCTAGACCGGCAGAACCTAAAAGAGGATATGCTGCTATGGCTAAGGACATTGGTGAAATATCATTAGAGTTAATAAAAAGATGCAGCTTAAAAATTGAGGATATTAAATCAATGGGAATCGGCGTACCTGGTGTTGCAGATAATGAGAAGGGAATTGTTTTAAGAGCAGTGAACCTCTACTGGACAAAGGTACCTCTAGTCCGTGAAATACATAAATATATTGATATACCAATACACATGGATAACGATGCTAATGTAGCTGCACTTGCTGAAGGGGTTTTCGGTGCGGGACGTGGTACAAATTCCTCTGTTACAATCACTCTTGGAACAGGGGTTGGTTCTGGCTTTGTTTTAAACGGTAGAGTATTTAATGGAGCACATCATTTTGCACCAGAATTAGGCCATATTGTAATAGGAGATAATGGTATAAGATGTAATTGTGGCAAGATAGGTTGCCTTGAGACATATGCGTCTGCAACAGCACTTATAAGAGAAGGGAAAAGAGCAGCTTTGAAGGATAAAAATTCATTAATTTTAAAGTTAGCTGGTGGAGAACCAGAGACTATAACTGCAAAGAATGTTATTGATGCGGCAAAACAGTTTGATAAAACGGCGATGATGATTTTTAATGACTATGTGAAATACCTTGCAATCGGAATTGTCAATATAATAAATATATTAGATCCAGAAGTAATTATTCTTGGCGGCGGTGTTGCAAATGCCGGAGACTTCTTGTTAAAACCTTTAAAGAAAGAGGTTCAGGAGAACATATTATTTAAGGATTTACCATATGCGGACATTAAAAAGGCAGAACTCGGCAATGATGCCGGAATAATAGGTGCAGCAATACTTTAA
- a CDS encoding long-chain fatty acid--CoA ligase translates to MKIFELYEKNIKLNDHAAIKFKNEVITYGELPNLIDSYASYFQGLGVKKGDKVILCMPNCPEFVFSYIGAVKAGAITIPLNLMLTMEEIQYVVMESGANTIVVHPIILKKIDPSAFKKMNLKNVVVLNEETKEKIKGQSNFAPVEINDEDVCTYLYTSGTTGKPKGAMLTHKNFVSDVIAMDEVSDLGPDDNFLCVLPLFHSFSWSVNVLLAFYLGSTITIKDTFMPKDTLETLINENITVFCGVPSIFAFLMKMAEKGQFKALKLAITGGAPLAPEIQRGFESKFNFPLVEGYGLSEAAPVAILNPLGPNDIRKPGSIGVPLPCNEAMIVDENDNEVPIGEVGELVLKGSNIMIGYHNMPEETEKTLRGGWLHTGDLAKKDEDGYYYIVDRLKDMIILGGFNVYPREVEETLLEHPAVQDVAIIGVGDKYKGEDVKAFVVLKEGQNADRRELQNFLRNKLTVYKIPKIFEFVNELPKSPTGKVLKKLLK, encoded by the coding sequence ATGAAAATATTTGAACTATATGAAAAAAATATAAAACTTAATGATCATGCAGCGATAAAATTTAAAAATGAAGTTATCACATATGGCGAACTTCCAAACTTAATAGATAGCTATGCATCATACTTTCAAGGCTTGGGCGTCAAAAAAGGCGATAAGGTCATTTTATGCATGCCGAATTGTCCTGAATTTGTATTTTCTTACATTGGTGCTGTAAAAGCTGGCGCTATCACCATACCATTAAATCTAATGCTTACAATGGAAGAAATTCAATATGTTGTTATGGAATCCGGTGCTAATACTATAGTAGTACATCCAATAATTCTTAAGAAGATAGATCCATCGGCATTTAAGAAGATGAACTTAAAAAATGTTGTCGTATTAAATGAGGAGACAAAAGAAAAGATAAAAGGTCAAAGCAATTTTGCACCTGTTGAGATAAATGATGAGGATGTATGTACATATCTTTACACATCGGGTACAACAGGTAAACCAAAGGGCGCAATGCTTACACATAAAAATTTTGTATCAGATGTAATTGCAATGGACGAAGTATCTGATCTTGGACCAGATGATAATTTTCTTTGTGTACTGCCACTTTTCCACAGCTTCTCATGGTCTGTCAATGTGCTTTTGGCGTTTTACCTTGGTAGTACCATTACAATAAAGGATACATTTATGCCAAAGGACACCTTAGAAACTTTGATAAATGAGAATATTACAGTTTTCTGTGGCGTACCGTCAATATTTGCCTTTTTGATGAAAATGGCTGAAAAGGGGCAGTTTAAAGCATTAAAGCTTGCTATAACTGGTGGTGCACCATTGGCACCAGAGATTCAAAGGGGGTTTGAATCTAAATTTAATTTTCCACTTGTTGAAGGGTATGGCTTATCAGAGGCTGCACCTGTTGCAATATTGAACCCTCTTGGTCCAAATGATATTAGAAAACCTGGCTCAATTGGTGTACCACTCCCATGTAATGAAGCTATGATAGTCGATGAAAATGACAATGAAGTGCCAATAGGGGAAGTTGGCGAACTTGTATTAAAAGGCTCAAATATTATGATAGGATATCATAATATGCCTGAAGAAACAGAAAAAACTTTAAGAGGCGGATGGCTTCATACGGGTGACCTTGCCAAGAAAGACGAAGATGGATATTACTACATAGTTGATAGGTTAAAAGATATGATAATCCTTGGAGGATTTAATGTATATCCGAGAGAAGTAGAGGAGACGTTGTTGGAGCATCCTGCTGTACAAGATGTTGCTATAATAGGCGTTGGTGACAAATATAAGGGTGAAGATGTAAAGGCATTTGTCGTGCTCAAAGAAGGACAAAATGCCGATAGAAGAGAACTTCAAAACTTTCTCCGCAATAAACTGACGGTATATAAGATACCGAAGATATTTGAATTCGTTAATGAATTGCCAAAAAGCCCAACGGGAAAGGTTTTGAAAAAACTGCTTAAATAG
- a CDS encoding LacI family DNA-binding transcriptional regulator, with protein MITIKDVAKEAGVSVATISRVLNNSPGVSDETRKMVLSVIKRLNYNPNLLGRNLRRMETKMILVLLPTISNPFYARIVKGIEDVAQKNGYGVMLCNTDSDVKRERMYLELLKNRLSDGVIFMAPEIDEGELNEIGEKFAAVQCCEYKEGANVSHVSIDNFKAAYKAVKHLIGLGHKDIGLISCKNNFLSTKQREEGYKKALIDFGIEFNPQYVRYGDYSFKSGFRATKSLLADADKITAIFAISDIMAIGAIKAANENGLKIPDDIAIVGFDNISFAPMYNPSLTTISQPKYDIGCTAMELLIKQIKERGDNKENIILEHELIIRESTVK; from the coding sequence ATGATAACAATAAAAGATGTTGCAAAAGAAGCCGGTGTTTCGGTCGCTACAATTTCAAGAGTTTTAAATAATAGTCCGGGAGTATCTGATGAGACAAGGAAAATGGTGCTTTCCGTCATAAAAAGATTAAATTACAATCCAAACCTTCTTGGCAGAAACCTTAGGAGGATGGAGACGAAAATGATACTTGTGCTTCTTCCGACTATATCGAATCCATTTTACGCAAGGATAGTAAAGGGAATTGAGGATGTGGCGCAAAAGAATGGATATGGTGTAATGCTTTGCAATACAGATTCTGATGTAAAAAGGGAAAGGATGTATTTAGAACTTTTGAAGAATAGGTTGTCAGATGGGGTAATATTTATGGCACCGGAAATTGATGAAGGTGAGCTTAATGAAATAGGCGAGAAATTTGCTGCTGTACAATGTTGCGAATATAAAGAGGGTGCCAATGTTTCTCATGTATCAATAGATAATTTTAAGGCTGCATATAAGGCAGTGAAACACCTGATTGGACTTGGACATAAGGATATTGGTCTTATAAGCTGTAAAAACAATTTTCTTTCTACAAAACAGAGAGAAGAGGGCTACAAAAAAGCTTTAATTGATTTTGGCATTGAATTTAATCCACAATATGTAAGATATGGCGACTATTCATTCAAAAGTGGGTTTAGAGCAACAAAGAGTTTACTCGCTGATGCTGATAAGATAACAGCGATATTTGCAATTTCAGACATTATGGCAATTGGAGCAATAAAAGCTGCAAATGAGAATGGCTTAAAAATTCCCGATGATATTGCGATAGTTGGATTTGATAATATAAGCTTTGCGCCAATGTATAATCCATCACTTACAACAATATCACAGCCCAAATATGATATTGGCTGTACAGCGATGGAATTACTAATAAAACAAATAAAGGAAAGGGGAGATAATAAAGAAAATATTATACTTGAACACGAATTAATCATAAGAGAATCAACTGTAAAATAA
- a CDS encoding Gfo/Idh/MocA family oxidoreductase, translated as MSDKLRVGIIGCGGIANGKHMPSLAKLKNVEMVAFCDKIEEKALKAANDYGIDGAKTYVDYRELLEDKSIDVIHVCTPNKSHADITIDALEAGKHVMCEKPMAKTAKDAKRMVDAAKKTGKKLTIGYQNRFRPDSQYLHKLCEDGELGEIYFAKAHAIRRRAVPTWGVFLNEEEQGGGPLIDIGTHALDLTLWMMNNYKPKSVVGTVYHKLADRKNAANAWGPWDPAKFTVEDSAFGFITMENSATIVLESSWALNSLEVGEAMTTLCGTEGGADMRDGLRINGEKNGRLYTTKVDLSAGGVDFYEGNTEDASLIEARQWIDSIINDKEPVVKPEEAYVVSQILEAIYISAKTGEPVYFNK; from the coding sequence ATGAGCGACAAGCTTAGAGTTGGAATAATTGGTTGTGGTGGAATTGCAAATGGCAAACATATGCCGTCACTTGCAAAGCTTAAAAATGTCGAGATGGTTGCCTTCTGCGACAAAATTGAGGAAAAAGCATTAAAAGCTGCAAATGACTATGGTATAGATGGTGCAAAAACATATGTAGACTATAGAGAACTTTTGGAAGATAAAAGCATAGATGTTATACACGTATGTACACCAAATAAGTCCCATGCAGATATAACTATTGATGCATTAGAAGCTGGTAAACATGTAATGTGTGAAAAGCCAATGGCAAAAACAGCTAAAGATGCTAAAAGGATGGTAGATGCTGCAAAAAAAACAGGCAAAAAGCTTACGATAGGATATCAAAACCGTTTCAGGCCAGATTCACAATATTTACATAAGTTATGTGAAGACGGTGAACTTGGTGAAATATATTTTGCTAAGGCACATGCTATAAGAAGGCGTGCTGTACCAACATGGGGAGTATTTTTAAATGAGGAAGAGCAAGGTGGTGGGCCATTGATAGATATAGGCACACATGCACTTGACTTAACATTATGGATGATGAATAATTATAAGCCAAAGAGCGTTGTGGGTACTGTATACCATAAACTTGCAGATAGAAAAAATGCAGCAAATGCATGGGGACCATGGGATCCGGCTAAATTTACTGTAGAAGATTCGGCATTTGGCTTTATAACAATGGAAAATAGTGCGACAATAGTACTTGAATCAAGCTGGGCACTTAATTCACTTGAAGTTGGCGAAGCAATGACAACACTTTGTGGTACAGAAGGCGGTGCTGATATGAGAGACGGCTTAAGAATAAATGGTGAAAAGAATGGGAGGCTTTATACGACAAAAGTAGACTTAAGTGCGGGCGGTGTAGACTTCTACGAAGGAAATACCGAAGATGCATCACTTATTGAGGCAAGGCAGTGGATAGATAGTATTATAAATGACAAAGAACCTGTAGTAAAACCTGAGGAAGCATATGTTGTATCACAGATACTTGAAGCAATATATATATCTGCTAAGACAGGTGAGCCAGTATATTTTAATAAATAG
- a CDS encoding sugar phosphate isomerase/epimerase encodes MDLPVALELYTLRNELKDDFLGTLEKVAEIGYKGVEFAGYGGFSASELKKYLDRLGLVPTGSHVGIDLLKDRLDEVIEYSIEIGNKYIVCPWNKYETKDDFISTAKLLNDIGKKCKENGLVLCYHNHNHEFQLFDGKYGLDLLYENTDPDLVKAEIDTYWVEYAGVNPVDYIKKYSGRLPLVHLKDMEEGTRDFAEIGKGTMNIKEIIEASQKAGAEWFIVEQDVCKRPPIESVKISFENIKKM; translated from the coding sequence ATGGATTTACCTGTTGCATTAGAGCTGTATACACTGCGCAATGAACTGAAAGATGACTTTTTAGGGACACTTGAAAAAGTTGCAGAGATAGGCTATAAAGGCGTTGAATTTGCTGGATATGGCGGATTTAGTGCTAGTGAATTGAAAAAGTATCTCGATAGACTTGGATTAGTACCGACTGGAAGCCATGTAGGTATTGATCTATTAAAAGACAGACTCGATGAAGTGATAGAATATAGCATAGAGATTGGAAATAAATATATAGTTTGCCCTTGGAATAAGTATGAAACAAAAGATGATTTTATTAGTACAGCAAAACTTCTCAACGATATAGGCAAGAAGTGTAAAGAAAATGGGTTAGTACTATGTTATCATAATCACAATCATGAATTCCAGCTGTTCGATGGTAAATATGGACTTGATTTACTATATGAAAATACAGACCCTGACCTTGTAAAAGCAGAGATTGATACTTATTGGGTAGAATATGCTGGAGTAAATCCAGTAGATTACATCAAAAAATATTCCGGAAGGTTACCATTAGTACATCTTAAGGACATGGAAGAGGGTACAAGAGATTTTGCGGAAATAGGCAAAGGGACAATGAATATCAAAGAAATAATCGAAGCATCCCAAAAAGCTGGTGCAGAATGGTTTATAGTAGAACAGGATGTGTGCAAGAGACCACCAATTGAAAGTGTAAAAATAAGTTTTGAAAATATTAAAAAAATGTGA
- a CDS encoding sugar phosphate isomerase/epimerase gives MYLGFLTVCLGNMPLKEKAKWASENGFKSLEIACWPQVNSRDYSSCDIDVETLTEEKAEEIKKYLKEYGLTISSLAYYDNNLDHDPEKRAYINNHTKKCIDAAVMLGTSMVGTFVGRNVDKDIKGNFDEFEKVFGDIVGYAEQKGIKIIIENCPMEGWQKEGLPGTISFTPELWEEMFRRVPSKNFGLNLDPSHLLFQLIDYLKVVPAFKDRIFHVHAKDAEVFEDKLAWYGVFNRQFPKKGETGYWRFRMPGLGQVDWGKFIKALKDIGYDDVISIEHEDPLYEGSEEKVKEGLKLGYKHLKQFI, from the coding sequence ATGTATCTTGGTTTTTTAACAGTGTGCCTTGGGAATATGCCGCTTAAAGAAAAGGCTAAATGGGCATCAGAAAATGGGTTTAAATCTTTAGAAATCGCTTGCTGGCCACAGGTAAACAGCAGGGATTATTCTAGCTGTGATATAGATGTTGAAACATTGACAGAAGAAAAAGCAGAAGAAATAAAGAAGTACTTAAAAGAATATGGACTTACAATATCATCTTTGGCATATTATGATAATAACTTGGATCATGACCCGGAAAAAAGAGCATATATAAATAATCATACAAAGAAATGTATCGATGCAGCAGTTATGCTCGGTACTTCAATGGTAGGAACATTTGTAGGAAGAAATGTTGATAAAGATATTAAAGGAAATTTTGATGAATTTGAGAAAGTATTTGGCGATATCGTCGGCTATGCTGAACAAAAGGGTATAAAAATTATAATTGAAAATTGCCCCATGGAAGGCTGGCAGAAAGAAGGATTACCAGGTACAATATCTTTTACACCAGAACTTTGGGAAGAGATGTTTAGAAGAGTTCCATCAAAGAATTTCGGACTCAATTTAGATCCATCCCATTTACTTTTCCAGCTTATTGATTATCTAAAAGTTGTTCCTGCATTTAAGGATAGGATATTCCATGTCCATGCAAAAGACGCAGAAGTTTTCGAAGATAAACTTGCATGGTATGGAGTATTTAATAGGCAATTTCCTAAAAAGGGTGAGACCGGTTACTGGAGATTTAGAATGCCAGGCCTTGGCCAAGTAGATTGGGGTAAGTTTATAAAAGCACTTAAGGACATTGGATATGATGATGTTATAAGCATTGAACATGAAGATCCATTGTACGAAGGAAGCGAAGAAAAAGTAAAAGAAGGCTTAAAGTTAGGATACAAGCATTTAAAACAATTCATATAG